In the Archocentrus centrarchus isolate MPI-CPG fArcCen1 chromosome 11, fArcCen1, whole genome shotgun sequence genome, CTGTTTGCGGATACGTTTGCCTTTGCCCAGGTTTCGAGCTAaatcctcctgctgctgctcgtAATGGTGACGCAGCAGCTTCTCCCAGTAGTCTGGATCCACGCTCTCCTCCTGCTTGATGATCTCCCGCtgaacctcctcctcctgagaAAGAAGGAGGttaacaagttaaaaaaaaaaaaaagaaaaggggggtgAAAGGGACTCCAGTCGGTCTCCAGtgctcacctcctcctcctcatctttcaCCACATACTGAGCCACTTTGAAGGAGCTCAGGTACTCGTTCATGCTCTGCAGCTCCGTGTCGTCGGTGGCGTCCTGGTTCCTGTCCAGCAGTCGCTCTATGGCTTTGTCATCGTAGTGAATGATGCTGCTGTCTTCCTCTTTGTTctcacctgcagacacacacatcagttCATAGagcttttttccttcctctttttcttgccTTCTGTCCAAGCTTCACTCCATCCTCACCTTCTCCCTCATCCTTGAAGAGCTCTTCTGTTCCAAATTTGAGAATGTCATCCAGCTCCTGCTTCGACATGGAGCCCGTCTTGGATCCGAGGCCAGGTCGGACCACTAGGTGAGTcagcatcatcttcttcttggCAACCTGGAAAGAGAGGAGCAGGTAAGGAGAGACaaaattttataaaaacaaCCAGCCAAGACTCAGCTTCTATTTACCTGAGTAATCCTCTCCTCCACTGAGGCCTTGGTGACGAATCGGTAGATCATCACCTTTTTGTTTTGACCGATACGATGAGCTCTGCTGAAGGCCTGAGcacagaagaaaaggaaacCCGTGAACGAGCAGTTTACGTCAACATGAAAGTGACGAGTAACAGCCGCCCTACCGTACCTGGATGTCGTTGTGTGGATTCCAGTCTGAGTCGTAGATGATGACCGTATCGGCAGTGGCCAGATTGATTCCCAAACCTCCGGCCCTTGTCGACAGCAGGAAGGCGAACTGCTGAGCACCAGGAGCTGACGGATGGAGGCGGAAACCGAGTGAAGTTTTAAGTCAGATTTAGTTAATTCGATGAAACACTCCTAAACCAGAGACGTTTAAAATCTGCCCAATCTGACCCCTGGATGGTAACTAGTTAGCAGGTTTTTTTCCAGATGTAATGAAGCCAGCATTgatacacagcagtgggaaagGTATGAAAAGtgaagaaagagaagacagaaggTGAGATAAGGTTTAACTTACCGTTAAATCGATCAATGGCCTCCTGTCTCATCCCTCCTGTGATTCCTCCGTCAATCCTCTCGTACTTGTAGCCCTCGTGCTCCAGAAAGTCTTCCAGCAGGTCCAACATTTTTGTCATCTATAGAGAATTTTTTCCAAAGGAGCCGGTTAGTTGAACAATAAAGCTGATTTGGCTTTAGCATCAGTGTTTGGAACATCTGTAATCCTACCTGAGAGAAAACGAGCACTCTGTGTCCTCCCTCCTTCAGCTTCCTCATCATCTTCTGCAGCAATATTAGTTTCCCGGAAGCCTTGATGAGAGCACTGCCATCATACATCCCGTTTGGCATCTTTGGAGCTTCCTGTTGGGACCAATCGAACATTAAAGTCTTGTAAACTCTGAAACAACTGCAGAAAAGGGTTGTCCAAAGGTAGAATGTTAAGACGAGTCTTTCACTGAAGTGCCAGTCTGCTCTTGTAATATCATAAAACATCccttcatccattttcttaactcaTGCACTCCTtcctaaataaataatggtCTCTCCCTGGTGTCTGGGTCATACCATAGCAGCTCCAGGGAAGAGGTAGGGGTGGTTGCAGCATTTCTTGAGGTCCATGACAACATTGAGCAGTGAAACCTGGTTTCCTCCTCCTTTGGTGTTCAAGGCCTCAAAGTTTTTTGTCAGGATGAATTTGTAATATTTcctgcaaacagaaaacaccaaCATTCAGCCTCATTCTGCCTCCTCTCCAGCCACCACCATAACCCTCCCCACTCACTTCTGCAGCTGGCTGAGCTCCACTCTAACAATGAGCTCAGTCTTGGAGGGCATGTGCTTGAAGACGTCAGCCTTCAGCCTCCTGAGCATGTGCGGACCCAGCATGTCGTGCAGCTTCTTGATCTGGTCCTCCTTGGCAATGTCAGCGAACTCCTCCAGGAAGATCTCCAGGTTGCTGCAGAAAAAGTTAAAAGTGAGGCATTTGTTCACTCATCTGACAGAAAGCCCATCTGTTTATGAGCTTCACAGCAGAGCTCAGACCCACCTGAACCGCTCAGGTGTGAGGAAGTTGAGCAGGTGGAAAAGCTCCTCGAGGTTATTTTGCAGAGGAGTTCCAGTCAGCAGCAGTTTGTGCTGCAGCGAGTAGTTGTTCAACACCCGGAAAAACTACAGCAGGGGAAACAAAGGTTCACAGCAGGTTCAGGCTGAGTGAGATCGTACAGGCAGCTGCACACGCTTTGATACAGACATGTTTACAACAGATTTATTACAGCTGCTTCAAGTAACCACGCAGAAAGCAAACTGATGATTCAAATTTCTgattcacacacattttaaagcagtttaTAGCATTAATAGTCAGGTATTTTTATGGCCCATGTTCTTGTGCTAAAGCTCACACCCTTCCTGTGTGTTGTACctttgattggttgttttttagCCTGTGGGCCTCGTCCACCACCAGACAGGCCCAATCTATGGAGCCCAGGACGGCCATGTCTATGGTAATCAACTCATAGGAGGTCAGCAGAACGTGGAACTTGATGGATACGTCtttctgtgggaggaaatcatCAAAGATCTTAAACTCAAGCttgaacacacatttttctgaggcttcttttttgccttttgcTTTAAGGACTCACACCGCAACTCCTCACCTTCAACCTGGAGGCCTTCTTGCCTCCCCGGATGGCGTTGTCATCGAAGGAGAACTCGTTCTCCCGGATGACGGCTCTGCTGTCCTTGTCTCCAACGTACGTCACCACGTACATATCGGGCGCCCACATCTCAAACTCTCTCTCCCAGTTGATGATGGTGGAGAGCGGTGCGCTGACCAGGAACGGACCTTTGGAGTGACCCTGGAGGAGACAGGAAGTCAGCGTAAAACATCGTACCAGTGAGCAGTGTTTCACTCAGTGATAATCGGCGATTATAAATCAAACTTTTCTTTACCGCAGCGCATTTTTGCTCCTCTTTAAAAAGCTTAACCTCACCTGCTGTTTAGTTCAGCTCGAGCAAAGACTAAGAGTGCCTGTGGTTAAAAGGATCTGTCTACAAGCAGTAAAAATCACAACGCTCCTGCAGAAGAATCCTGAGTCTCTGGATCACTCAGGATTTCACTGTTTTCACTTTCAGCAGGATATGACAGTTCTGGCTTTCAGTGCACGGCCACCCGGGACCCTTATTGCCACCCTCTGCACCTGCCAGGTGCCCAAGCAAAACAGGTATAGGGTCAAAAACACCCACTAGCTCAGACCCAAAACGCTATGTACATCTATCAACTGTTATAACTAAAGTTGAACAAAGTCCTGTGTAAAAATGCATGTTTcagttcagaaactgctgatgtttGATAATTCTAAGTGATTATGATTGTTGCTACACTCGAGCAGCTTCAAATAAAACATGCCAAACCAGTCTGCACATATTTCTGCAGCAAGAAGCTTGGGTGCTGAACTGGTCTGCATCCAAACATGTCGCCCATTTAAAACTTTGGAAATGGcctttttccacaaaaatcatcattcaatgaaacatttaaaatcaaCTAACGGATCACATGATTCTTGTTTTCACTCTTGGGGACACTGAATTTGACTGGAATGCAAAACCACGATGCCAACTCAAAGTGCATTCTGGCCTCCCACCTTCAGGTGGCAGCAGCCGCACACATGATATGTGATTGTTTACTGTTTGAGATCCAACTTAATGTCGTCAGATTTCACCTGGTTTATACAAAATGGCTGGATGGCTGCCGGCCTATAGGATGGCAGCCACCTACAGACAGTAACATAACCACACAGAGCACAGCTGAATCATAGCTGTGAACCACAAAATTAATTCATCTCAAACTAAATTCCATACAAAATGATTACAATCTTAAATCCCACTTCCAGTAGAGGCTCAAATTTACAACAAAAGGGTGGAGAAGAAACATGTGGCACCATCGGGATACAACACAATCCAGCGTCTCACCTCTTTATACAGCGAGTAGAGGAAGACGGCGGTCTGCACCGTCTTTCCCAGACCCATCTCATCGGCCAGGATAGTGTCGGTGCCCTGAGCCCAGGAGAACCGCAGCCAGTTGAGTCCCTCCAGCTGGTAGGGGTGCAGAGTCCCCCCCGTGCTGTCCAGGTAGTCCGGCTGACGCTCAAACTTGATGGTCGGctggaaacagggaaaaaaataaataaaaaaaaatcaggtcagGCATATCAGGAAGGATTTAAGGCTCACCCACCCCAGAAAGTTTAGCCATCATCCAGTTTTGAGGATGTGGACTAAAAGTGTCGGCTTTCTCTTGAATATTATGGAACTAACTGGCATTCACTTCGTGTTATGTTGATCTCAGAGTTGCTAAAAACTGTGCACACAAATTCAGCcgtgaagagaagaagaaaatagtTTGTAGGTGAGGTAGACATCTTTATAGCAGGTACTTCTAAACCACGCAACAAAACAGGCTACTGCGTAAATGTTAACATGGGGTGAACAGTCCTTTTTAGGCTTTGGATGCTGTTCAAACATAAAAAGCTTCAGATAGTTCTGAGGTGAGTCTGAAACACCCAAATCTGCTGCTAAATGGTTACAAGCTTCTCTTAGAGAGATGTTTCCAGTGATTCCTGACTCAGCACCTGACATGAAGAAAACAGCACTTCCTGCACAGTCTGGATTTGTCTGAGGTGCTCTTTGAATATTCTTGCAAAGACTCCTGTGAGCTTTATGGTTACAAATGATTTTCCTCTGAAACTAAAAcgcatttttaatcatttaatcgAGTACGGCCGGGAGTCGGGCACGACCTGGTTGAAGACAAGTGTTTCAGTAACATGAATGCAGACACTCAGAGGTTCCCAGCTTGCACAGAGGGAGCTTTATAAATATGACCTCACAGTTAGCTTGCAACAAAACCAATGCAGCAATGACAAAGTCACCTAAAACCCACTGATTCTCATTCATTTATGGGTTTTAGGACTCATTCCCGCAGCAATTGTTCATTTATAAAAGACTCATTAATGATGACTTACATCTACCACCGGGTTCTCAGGAGGTCTTTCAGGCCGCTTCACTTTTCCTTTCCCCTTTATCTTCTTCCCAGGTCGTCCCTCCTCTCCAATCATCAGCTCtctggaacaaaaacacacagttagtTAAAGGCTGCCAGTTTCAGACTGTTTACGTCGTCGTGCTGAACATAACCTTATACCGCCAAACGTGTCAAATGTGGCACGgcatacttcaaaagtgtcGCCGTTAGCGGACTTCGGCAACAAATACcttaatacccctatatggctgtgaagtgcattttctgagctttcaggaaccgtttgaatttttccgataggacaaatggtTGCAGAGTTAAGGTaagaagccagctgatcaaaggaactttgatcagctggctcCACGCTGATACTTCAGTAAGGGCAAGTAACCGGCGCTTCAGCGGCAATCGCCTGGCATTATAGGGTTAACCCACCTGTGGTTCCAGTACTGCTGCTTGTACGTGTCAAACTCAGGTATGTCCATGTCCTCGGCCTCCCAGGTCGACTGGTCGTACGGCAGCTCTCTCCACTTGATCAGGTAGTGGATGTTACTTTTTCTGTCCACACTGGAAAACCAAGCAGACAAGGATGATTTAGTCAACATCATTTTTATCTTTGGTGGATAATTCCCTGCAGAACAGTGAGTGACAGAAATGTCTGGTGCGGACACAAAGTCATGGTTAATAAATGCCATGTTCAGCTTGTCGGTGAAGACTGAAGTGCTCCTCTGAAAAGGTCAAAGAtgaaaaactgattttgtttaaaagccaaacaagagctcaggttaaaaaaaaaaaaaaaaaaaaaatagaggaagGAAAGGTTTCCTCTGAAGAacccattacacagaaaacagaacacagaaaaattcagACATCATCTAAAAGCTTCACATTTAATTCAAAGATTTTACTCTGATAGGAAAAATGACTTTATGATAGTTTATCAATAGCAAGATAGAAGACTTGATGTAGATGCTGTGCCTGTAAGAAGCTCAGACTGACCTGTGGTTGAGGATTCTGTGGATCATCAGCCACTCCATCTTAATCCCAAAGCGGAGGTATTTCTCCTCCAGCTGTGTATATGTAGGATCCTTGCTCTTCCTCTTCACGCACTTGTCCTCCTCTCCATCACCGAAGTCGATAGGCGGCGGCTCCTCCATGTCATTCTTCCTCTGGTAGTTCCTGAACATCACCTGGCAGTGAAGCTCCAGCTGCAAAACATGAATGATGAGAGGAAAAGCTCAGGAGGAAGTTCAGCGATCAGTTTTAAAGCCTTACTGTGTACTGTGCACACCTGGAGCTCCGTGACCCACGAGCAGTGCCAGTAGGACATGCTGCACCACTTGGCAAAGAACTCCCTCTCAGGCCGCCCTGCCAGTGGGGCGGGGTCGGGGGCATCGGCCGGGAGGTCTGGAGGACGGGGAACCGGTGTGGGAGGAGGAGGGTCTCCCCACCGCCATGTCAAGATTTTCTGGACCTTCCCCTTCATGGGTGGACACTGCAGGGGGGAGGGACAGGGTGAATGTGTAATTCAAGTCTTTTTGGGTGCTTTTAACTaaaattgttgaaaaaaaattttagtTGATTTTAgcacaactttaaaaaatacattttcactcCACAGCTGCATGTTCTCATCACAGGGTTAGGGGTGTTTAAAGTGCTTCTCACATGCAGACTATATTTGGGTGGGCAGATTTACTTTAAGCTTTCATGTCTAAGACAATAACATGATCCGTTTACTGCTGGACAGTACCCGCTCTCTTATTCTGAAAATTCGCTGCTAACCAGCTAACACCAGCTCTTTCTCTCTAGTGCTTTCCTATTGGCAGGCCACTGAGGTCACTATAGTTGCAGTCCCCGATGTCATCCAGCTGCTTCAAGTCTTGAACAAACAAACCTCCACAGCTGTAGTTCTTGTTCCCCTGCAAACTGAACTCCAACTAAAACCTAAAATTGTGGAGAATTAGTGTCACTATGCTGAAGCTCAATGAGGGTGAAGCAGAACAAGGAATGCCACCACCAGCTGAACTCCACCTTAGAGAGGCAGTTGATCATTTGTTATCACAAAGCGTATGTGGTATAATTTATGATCATGTGTCCCTTTTccctttgtttgatttttaaatcacaaatCAAACCACACTGTCCTAAAGCAGCATGAAATTATCCACTGGATCAACAAATGCCAACAGCGGGGTTCAGCCTCGTCACTGCCCTTGCACCAAACACCACAATTAGCTGCCCTCCCACTCACCATGCAGCGGGGGCAGATCCACTCTCCGTTGGGGATCTCAGGGAGTGGCGGGTTGAGGCAGTGGATGTGGTACGACGAGGGGCACGAGTCGCAGCAGAGGAGCTCTCCGCCATCTTTACAGACCCGGCAGAACTCCATGTGGTGGTCGTCCTCCTCCATGTCGCCTGTGTCACCGTTGTCCTCCTCACCATCTGAGCCATCTTCTCGGGCTTCCCACTGGATGCCCTCCTTCTCCTGCAATTCCAAAGGTTAcgaaagaaaaaagtttattcTTTATGATTTTTCATCATGtttctgtgatttaaaaaaaataaaaaaataaatcacaaaaggGTGTCTTCTATTGTTTCACTggtgtctaatttttttttttgacagagtTTATCTACAAACAGGCATCcatgtgacaaattaaaggaaaaaactgTAACTCTTTCACATTGGAAATcagggtgctttttttttttttaaactgtttcgGATGATTTAAAAACCCAGACTTTGTTGTGACGGAACGGATGCAGAAAGCTAGAGCTTCCTGATGTTTAAACTACCAGAGAGTCCATTATCAAGCAGCTGAAGATGCTTCTTTCCACAAATGTGCATCATCTGACCCTCAAAAGGGTAATTTGTAGGTGGAGTGTTTCTTTCAGTCAGTTTCTTACACAGTGCGGGCAGCTCCAGGTGCCCTCGGGCGCTTTCTCCATGTCGGGGTCCAGGCAGACCATGTGGTACGCTCTGGGACAGGTGTCACACAGGATGATCTCTCCCCCCTGCTGGCACACCTCACAGTAGTCCTGATGGTCCGTCTCATAGCCGTCACCATCCTCTGCGTCTGATGAGTGACAAAAATGATTACCCCTACTAACGTCTCACAATAACAAAGAGTCAGGAAGTGATGCGTGCTGGGATCCACGCTCAGTGTTTATGACACTGAgctgtgtgtttattgtttgtCAGAGGAAAACCCACTCGGTGAGTCA is a window encoding:
- the LOC115788577 gene encoding chromodomain-helicase-DNA-binding protein 4-like isoform X1: MSGSDDDRDDYGAPGDRLMHDDEEEEISENEAPKVRKKKKAKKSRESKGSKRRSRREELPISSPEPMDLGGVDDGEDGGPGQRSESEGSDYTPGRKKKKRASSSKDKKRSSAAAERSSSKKKEPEPEEDEDDDDDDGMEPKSSSQLLDDWGMEDIDHIFTEEDYRSLTNYKAFSQFVRPLIAAKNPKIAVSKMMMVLGAKWREFSTNNPLRGAAAANAALATANVPAAVDNMVAEVTPPAAAQPPLAGTQQAPAPPLRKAKTKEGKGPNARKKSKPAPKPQEKKNNTKTKKVAPLKIKLGGLNSKRKRSSSEEDEPDVDSDFDNGSINSVSVSEGSNSRSSRSKKKPSKSKPKKKKDAEDGDGYETDHQDYCEVCQQGGEIILCDTCPRAYHMVCLDPDMEKAPEGTWSCPHCEKEGIQWEAREDGSDGEEDNGDTGDMEEDDHHMEFCRVCKDGGELLCCDSCPSSYHIHCLNPPLPEIPNGEWICPRCMCPPMKGKVQKILTWRWGDPPPPTPVPRPPDLPADAPDPAPLAGRPEREFFAKWCSMSYWHCSWVTELQLELHCQVMFRNYQRKNDMEEPPPIDFGDGEEDKCVKRKSKDPTYTQLEEKYLRFGIKMEWLMIHRILNHSVDRKSNIHYLIKWRELPYDQSTWEAEDMDIPEFDTYKQQYWNHRELMIGEEGRPGKKIKGKGKVKRPERPPENPVVDPTIKFERQPDYLDSTGGTLHPYQLEGLNWLRFSWAQGTDTILADEMGLGKTVQTAVFLYSLYKEGHSKGPFLVSAPLSTIINWEREFEMWAPDMYVVTYVGDKDSRAVIRENEFSFDDNAIRGGKKASRLKKDVSIKFHVLLTSYELITIDMAVLGSIDWACLVVDEAHRLKNNQSKFFRVLNNYSLQHKLLLTGTPLQNNLEELFHLLNFLTPERFSNLEIFLEEFADIAKEDQIKKLHDMLGPHMLRRLKADVFKHMPSKTELIVRVELSQLQKKYYKFILTKNFEALNTKGGGNQVSLLNVVMDLKKCCNHPYLFPGAAMEAPKMPNGMYDGSALIKASGKLILLQKMMRKLKEGGHRVLVFSQMTKMLDLLEDFLEHEGYKYERIDGGITGGMRQEAIDRFNAPGAQQFAFLLSTRAGGLGINLATADTVIIYDSDWNPHNDIQAFSRAHRIGQNKKVMIYRFVTKASVEERITQVAKKKMMLTHLVVRPGLGSKTGSMSKQELDDILKFGTEELFKDEGEGENKEEDSSIIHYDDKAIERLLDRNQDATDDTELQSMNEYLSSFKVAQYVVKDEEEEEEEVQREIIKQEESVDPDYWEKLLRHHYEQQQEDLARNLGKGKRIRKQVNYNDGSQEDRADWQDDQSDGQSDYSVASEEGDEDFDERSEANSRRPSRKGLRNDKDKPLPPLLARVGGNIEVLGFNSRQRKAFLNAVMRYGMPPQDAFTTQWLVRDLRGKSEKEFKAYVSLFMRHLCEPGADGAETFADGVPREGLSRQHVLTRIGVMSLIRKKVQEFEHVNGQWSMPWMAELEENKRAAAQPDSPGKTPSTGTPADTQPNTPVPVDDASKDGEKDVKKEAEAEKNGKESCKTGSEVIAIPDDDEKSPSAEQEKKKKNGEEPMETDKPSNGETEGVKEKGEKMEEGEGEKKSPGGGEETKVPSEAKTEESEVRPEDSEVKAEEKKEEKTEKIDTTPPADEKKELKEEKEAQKPEDAAAKLQNGDGSKEGTVSAAPSAASGASEEKKKAKTRFMFNIADGGFTELHSLWQNEERAATVTKKTNEIWHRRHDYWLLAGIIQHGYARWQDIQNDVKFAILNEPFKGEMNRGNFLEIKNKFLARRFKLLEQALVIEEQLRRAAYLNMSEDPSHPSMALNTRFSEVECLAESHQHLSKESMSGNKPANAVLHKVLKQLEELLSDMKADVTRLPATIARIPPVAVRLQMSERNILSRLASRAPEPQTQQMSQQ
- the LOC115788577 gene encoding chromodomain-helicase-DNA-binding protein 4-like isoform X2, producing MSGSDDDRDDYGAPGDRLMHDDEEEEISENEAPKVRKKKKAKKSRESKGSKRRSRREELPISSPEPMDLGGVDDGEDGGPGQRSESEGSDYTPGRKKKKRASSSKDKKRSSAAAERSSSKKKEPEPEEDEDDDDDDGMEPKSSSQLLDDWGMEDIDHIFTEEDYRSLTNYKAFSQFVRPLIAAKNPKIAVSKMMMVLGAKWREFSTNNPLRGAAAANAALATANVPAAVDNMVAEVTPPAAAQPPLAGTQQAPAPPLRKAKTKEGKGPNARKKSKPAPKPQEKKNNTKTKKVAPLKIKLGGLNSKRKRSSSEEDEPDVDSDFDNGSINSVSVSEGSNSRSSRSKKKPSKSKPKKKKDAEDGDGYETDHQDYCEVCQQGGEIILCDTCPRAYHMVCLDPDMEKAPEGTWSCPHCEKEGIQWEAREDGSDGEEDNGDTGDMEEDDHHMEFCRVCKDGGELLCCDSCPSSYHIHCLNPPLPEIPNGEWICPRCMCPPMKGKVQKILTWRWGDPPPPTPVPRPPDLPADAPDPAPLAGRPEREFFAKWCSMSYWHCSWVTELQLELHCQVMFRNYQRKNDMEEPPPIDFGDGEEDKCVKRKSKDPTYTQLEEKYLRFGIKMEWLMIHRILNHSVDRKSNIHYLIKWRELPYDQSTWEAEDMDIPEFDTYKQQYWNHRELMIGEEGRPGKKIKGKGKVKRPERPPENPVVDPTIKFERQPDYLDSTGGTLHPYQLEGLNWLRFSWAQGTDTILADEMGLGKTVQTAVFLYSLYKEGHSKGPFLVSAPLSTIINWEREFEMWAPDMYVVTYVGDKDSRAVIRENEFSFDDNAIRGGKKASRLKKDVSIKFHVLLTSYELITIDMAVLGSIDWACLVVDEAHRLKNNQSKFFRVLNNYSLQHKLLLTGTPLQNNLEELFHLLNFLTPERFSNLEIFLEEFADIAKEDQIKKLHDMLGPHMLRRLKADVFKHMPSKTELIVRVELSQLQKKYYKFILTKNFEALNTKGGGNQVSLLNVVMDLKKCCNHPYLFPGAAMEAPKMPNGMYDGSALIKASGKLILLQKMMRKLKEGGHRVLVFSQMTKMLDLLEDFLEHEGYKYERIDGGITGGMRQEAIDRFNAPGAQQFAFLLSTRAGGLGINLATADTVIIYDSDWNPHNDIQAFSRAHRIGQNKKVMIYRFVTKASVEERITQVAKKKMMLTHLVVRPGLGSKTGSMSKQELDDILKFGTEELFKDEGEGENKEEDSSIIHYDDKAIERLLDRNQDATDDTELQSMNEYLSSFKVAQYVVKDEEEEEEEVQREIIKQEESVDPDYWEKLLRHHYEQQQEDLARNLGKGKRIRKQVNYNDGSQEDRADWQDDQSDGQSDYSVASEEGDEDFDERSEANSRRPSRKGLRNDKDKPLPPLLARVGGNIEVLGFNSRQRKAFLNAVMRYGMPPQDAFTTQWLVRDLRGKSEKEFKAYVSLFMRHLCEPGADGAETFADGVPREGLSRQHVLTRIGVMSLIRKKVQEFEHVNGQWSMPWMAELEENKRAAAQPDSPGKTPSTGTPADTQPNTPVPVDDASKDGEKDVKKEAEAEKNGKESCKTGSEVIAIPDDDEKSPSAEQEKKKKNGEEPMETDKPSNGETEGVKEKGEKMEEGEGEKKSPGGGEETKVPSEAKTEESEVRPEDSEVKEEKKEEKTEKIDTTPPADEKKELKEEKEAQKPEDAAAKLQNGDGSKEGTVSAAPSAASGASEEKKKAKTRFMFNIADGGFTELHSLWQNEERAATVTKKTNEIWHRRHDYWLLAGIIQHGYARWQDIQNDVKFAILNEPFKGEMNRGNFLEIKNKFLARRFKLLEQALVIEEQLRRAAYLNMSEDPSHPSMALNTRFSEVECLAESHQHLSKESMSGNKPANAVLHKVLKQLEELLSDMKADVTRLPATIARIPPVAVRLQMSERNILSRLASRAPEPQTQQMSQQ